Part of the Paenibacillus wynnii genome is shown below.
TCGGCTCGATTCTTCTGCTTTTGAGCATCTTCAAGGGCATCCAATTCCGCCTGAATCGCATCGATTTGAGCATTGAGCACTCTGTCCAGTGCGGCAATTTCAGCTTCTGAAGCATCCTCAGCAGCTTTTACTCGGGCTTTGTAAGCAGACTGGACAACTTCAAGTTGTGCCTTCTTCCACTCCTCATTTGCCGCCTGCGCTGCTTTAATGCTGTCTTCTTGTAATCGTTTCTCTTCGGTGTACTTTGCTTTGAGAGCATCCTGAACGCCTTTAGCGAGGTCATTGATACCATCGATTTGAGCTTTTTTCGTGTCCTCAGCGTAATCCTTTTGCAGTTGCAGTCGTTCATTTGTGGCCAATCGGATTTCCTCAGTAATTTGTCGCTCAATTCCCCTTTTCTCAGCCGCGGTATACCTATCATCAGCAAGTACTTTTGCTAGATAGGATTTATTTAAATAGATTTGATCATTATATAGTTTGTCCTTCAGCTTATAGGCTTCAGTATCGGATAAATTCTCACGAGCGACTCGATCCTCATAAGCTGCCTTTAACTGATCGCTTACATATTTAACAGCATCTGTACGGGCCTGTTTCTCGGCAGCAATCTTTCTCTGAGTGACTTCAAAAATCATATCATCAATTTGTTTACGTTCTTCTGCAGAGTCGGCATATAATTTCCGAATCCGTTGTAACCGTTCAATCTCCTGCGCCTCATTTAATTTACCAAGTGTCACAGACCTGTTGTAATCATCTAGCGCTTTCTCTAAGGACGCGTCACCCATTGTCTTCTTGACTGCATAAATCCGTTCTTCGATATCCATCCGCTCGTCGCCAGTCTTCACATACTTCGATTGGATGTTTTGGAGCATCTTCAGTTCCTCCGCCACGGCGAGCTGATCAAGGGCTTTCAAGTGTTCCAACTTCTTGTAGGCTTCATCTAGTGCCGTGTTTTCGTAGGCTTTAGGGGTACTTGTCTTTGTCTTAGGGATGTCAGGGTACTTAGGTGCAATGACTGGGGTAACTCCATATCCCTCGACTTTAGTTGGATCGGGAGCTTCGACGAGAGCTTGTAAAGCAGCCGCTTCTCCGCGTAACCTCGCAAGTTCATCGTTCATTCTTTTCAATGCTGCTTCAGCCAACCCCGAACTTCCGGTTATGTGTGTAATGGCGGTTGCTATCATAATAGCGGCCTCTTGCTTAGCTATGGCTGTTTTTGTTTCTTGGCTAGCCGATATTGCTTTTACTTTAATGCTTGCCCATTCTAGTGCAACCTCGCGCTCCTTAACAATGAGAAGGCCTTGAATAGCATCCGCGTTTATTCCTACCGCTGAAGAAAACTGAGGAAACTGCTTGGCTAATTCTTGTTGAGCTGATGTCCAGTCTGCCGTACCTTCTTTCGCTGCCTTATATTGCTTCAGTAAGTTTTTAGACTGAAGGATTTCAGCTGCTTTTACGGCTACTGTACTTGCACTATCGCTAACTTGGGAAGCAGAAAGAATTTTTGACTTTTTAACCGCATCGTCTATCGCTTTGTTTAAATCCATCTGTACATCTCTTAGTTTTTGCGTGGTTACCGCAGCAATCTTCCCGTTCTTGTCAATAAAATCCAGAGATATTCCGAACTTATTGGCTGTCTCTTCAAGATCTTTCATGGAGATATGCAAATCGCGAGCAGCAGAATCCAATGCGCCGATGTTATTACCCATAGCAGCTGAATCGCTTTCGGCAGCTACGCTAGTTAAAGCTTCGTAATACCGGATCAGTTCATCGATGGCGGCAACCTTTTCTTGATAGACATCTATTTCATTCTCTTGAATACCCTTTTCCTAAACCCGTTGTAGATCATCTTGAGCCTTTTCTAATTCTTCAGTTGCAACCCTATTGTTGTGGATAGCTACTGTAACAGCGGCGAATGCAGCAGCAACTCCTGCAAGGATGAGGATCACAGGGTTTGTAACTAGACCTATCATGGCAAGCTTTGCTGCTTCCGTAGCAGCTCCGAAAACAGCAATCAATCCCGTAAAGGTTGCGCCTAATGTTGTAATTGCCGCCACGGCCTCAGGATTATCTTTAACAAAAATGCCGATGGTATCAATAACTGGCTTAATCACACCTACCAAAACTGATAAAACAGGTATTAGTGAAGCTCCAAAATTCTGCGCAAGAACCAACGTGGAGGCTCCTAACGCTGCCTGCTGTCCTGAGAAAGTTTGTGTGTATAAAGCAGCATTGCCTAGCTGATGCTGCGTTTCTTTCATAATGCCGTTATACTCGGCCTGCCGCTTCTCCGCTAGGGTTAACTCCATATATGACTTGCCGAGTTCTTTAGCGTATTCTTTCCACATCACCGACACATTCTTGGTTACACCAGCATTATCAACGAGAATTGAGTTCTCATTTTTTAGACCCTCAGTAGCTGACTGAATGGCATACCCAAATGTGAGTGAGGCTTGCCGTCCAAAGGCAGCTGAGTCCTTGAAGCGATTCATGATATCAACGGCTTCTTCAAGACCAAACCCTCGTGATAATAGATTTTTAAGTCCAGTAGCAGCATTGGAAACTGGCATTAAACCATCTGAAGTTAATTGAGCCATTGCCTTTTGCAAACCAGACACGCTATTACCCGTATTCTCAGCTATTGATTTCAAGCCCAACATGGCGTTTGTTGACTCATTATAGGCGGATACGCCTTTCATAATTGCCGCAACGATCATAGCAAATGCAGCAGCGCCCACTACACCTGTTTTCGTATAGGCCGCTTGGAGTTCTTCTTGGTCAGCCGCTCGGCGGGTCTGGTCTTGGAGACGCTGCAATTCCCTTCTTGCCTGTTCCATCCCTCGCTCCAGCGCATCGGTGCGTAGTCGGATGTTTACTATCATATCGCCTAAATCCATATTTCCACCTGCCTTTTTGACAATAAAAAAGAGCCTTTCGGCTCAATCGATTACAATGTATCGTTCTCCCTGTGAAACAAGCCTCTTTTTACATGTTGGACATGTGACCCCAGTTTCATTGCCTATAATGGAAATGGAATGGCTGCAAGAAGGACAGATTAGCTTTTTAGAATTCCTCATATGCAATGCTCCATATATAGGCATGCCAATTGAGGCTAAGATAAGAGGGATACCAAGCAAAGCTCCTATTCCAGTTAAAGAGAGCACTATTCCAACTGGAATTCCGAATATCAGGCACCCTACTCCAAATACAAAACCTTCTTTAGTTTGCTTGAATTTATCGGCATCGTTCAATTCAGACTTTTGCCCTTTTTTTCTCTCTAAATGTTCCTTGAAATAATCGATTGTTTCTTCCTTCTCGTAAGGAATAGCATCTTTAATCGAGGCGTTGCAGTTTATACAATACATATCAGAACCATTATTTTTAGTACCACACTTAGCACAAAGCTTATACGCCATATACATTCCCCCGGCACAATCAAATTTTGAATCTATTGTACCAAATAAAGGAATAGCGGGATATTAGAAAAGTTCATCAGCAAAGACTTCTTCATCGTTCGGTTTCTCTGAGGGCATCTGCATCTTATTATGCTCCTGGAGGATTACCATAAACTCATCGAGATAATAGTCTTCTAGTAATGCCCGCTTCCCAATTCCGATAGACTGGGCTGCGGCAATTATTTTTTGGAGCCAAGCTTCAGAGCCGCCAGCGGATTTGCTTTCCATCCCCCCATCATCATTTTGATTTGGACGAAAAAATCCGTCATATCATTAACAGCCCAAAAAGCCCGCAACACCTCCAACAGTTCTTTCGGTGTCAAGTTGTCCTGGAGATGTTCAAACTCAGTATCGATCAGCTCCGCCACAAGCCGCAGGAACTGCTCCGGCACTACACGCAGCAATCGGGATACCAACTGATACACCGTATCTTCGTCAATGGCCTTCAGCTTGTCGAGGACCTGATCGGGCTTCATCCCCGGAAACAATTCCTTCAGCATGATCTCAGGCAGGTTCTCTATAGCATGCAGAGCTTTGATATATTGACCGAGTGGTAGCTTCTTCACCTTAATCCCGTGCAGCATCTGATCTTGTGGCAGGGAGGCGGTAATACTTTTGTCTCTCTTAAAATTGAACATTTATTTACCTTCTTCCATCGTAATTTTACAAAGAGAAAGAGCCCGACAATAGCCGAGCTCGATTGTTTATTTATGCAGGGATAGGAGTGAGTGTTTCCAACCAAGTGAGATCCGCAGCCGTTGTGGTATCCTTCATGTCTTTTACCAGGTTGTTCTTTTTCACTTGAGTAACCTTGCCTTTAATCTCAATCGCTGTAGCAGAGTCTCCAGTACCTTTAGTATTGACTGCATCAGCGATGGCAGAGCATCGAAGAGCGTAGACCTTGAACATCCGGTAATTTCCGTCAGAAGTGAGCGCCTGAAAAGAGATTCCAATCTCAGGAGCTACGTTATCCGCATGGAAGGAATAGACCTTCGATGTTGTATCGTAGGTTCCACCTTCGAAGTGAGCCCGGATCTCCAGAGGCAGTTCCGCAAGTGTAAGTGTAAAATTGAATCCATTCAAATCCGTTCCTGCTTCATAGACAGAATCATCCGCGTTAATGGACCAATCAGAGGAATCTGGTTCCATGCTGCACGTTTGGGCACCTGAAACGGGTACCGCCACACCAGCTGTATATCCTGTGGCATCATTCTTAGTAATCGGGAACAACTTCAAATTCTTAAAACCTTTCAAAATCTTAGCCATTGTCAGGCCTCCTTCATAATGGTATATCTCAGAATCTTTCGTTTCACTTCACCAGACAAGTCATCCGTTCCAAATGTACGCCAGAATCCCATACCCTTCATAAGCTCATCCACGCCCTGTGAGAGAGGTTCAATTTGTTCCGTACCATTTCCCCAGACTTGGATATAAAACTCGATGTATGCCTCTGCCGCTTCGTCGTCGCTGGCATTAGCGTCTTGGTTAGTCGCTTCATAAAAGGTAATGGACGGCAACGACGGCATAGACTCCGGGTAATCGGTTGTAACCGGGTAGCCCAGTGTTTTTAAAGCCTCTTTAATAGTCGGCTTCATATTAGTCATCATTTTGCTAGCAGCCTCCTCAGCTCAGCGGCGACCGCGTATTTAACGTTGTATTCATTTCTCCGAAGTGCCGGGAGTAGGAACGGCTGCGGTTTCATCCCTTGGGTGGTTACCCACTTGCCGTTTGGCAGTTTAAATCGCCACGGTGTTTGTCGGCCCTGGCCGTTGGAGGCATGAATACCGGTACCCAGCTCCACATAAGGGGCATAATGGACGTTGGTCCCAACCTCACAAACAATTTCATTTCCTCTGTCGATAACCTTGCGACCTATCCGCGCTCTTAGATGGCCTGTATCACCAACCGGTGCAAGCCGCTTGGCATCCCTTTCCACAATAAGCCCGCCTTTATCCATAGCCTTTAGGGATAAAAGTTTCACATCTTTGCCTGCTCTCAGTAACTTTGCCAAGGTGTCTGATATATCGATCTCTATCTCCACCGTTACCGCCTCCTCAGCAAGCACTCATAATGTTCAGGCCAAGGGGTAACACTCACTACAATGTAATCTGGCTCACCCTCTCGATTTGTCAGGTACGCTCCAACTCCTTCTACCAAACTGTCATTGGGCCGGCAGAAAATCCGGTCTTGGCAATCCAATTGAAGGCCATACTCCTGCAGTGCTAGAGCGCTACTAAATGGCTCCTTGTATGCTTCGGTGTAATCCGAACCCGACCAGACCGTAACCTCTCCACCGTGCGGACCGTCCTCCAATGTGCTGGACTTGAACCACAACTCAGCGTTTTTGATTAGCGGAAAGATAGTGGTAAAGTACCCGCCCCTATCATAACGTCCTCATCCGGCGGTAACGGTTAAGCTGCGGACGAAAGGCATCAATCATTTGATCAATGCCTCCGCCGCTTTTGTTGTCAGCAAATTCTGTCCGGACTCCCCCGACCGTGATTGCCTTAACTGTCCGCTCTGTGTTGGTATCCATTTGCTGGCTCCGGTATCGTTTAAGAGTAATCTCTATTGCCACATCCTCTAGCCCAGGCGGTAACTCCGAGAGATTACAGTAATTCAGGATTTTTCGTACCGTGCTATTCAGTAAATATTCAAGGAGATAGTCTTGATCCGTCGCTCCATCCAATTCCAATCCCAGCAGCAGTTTAAGATTTCTCAGCATCGGGATCAGCTCCCTTTTCCTTCTTTGATGTTACGGCGGGTGCTGTCGCTTCGTCCATAGCGAAACCCCGGGACCGAAAGTAGCCTAACGCTTTGGCATCCTCCGTTTCACCAATGCCATTTTCAAAGCGGACCCCCGCGATCACTCCGGTAAATTTCTTATCAGCCGCCTTAACCTTTGGCATCTTACTCGTCCTCCTTCGCTTTCTCCGCTCATGGATGGCTTCCTGGATCACTGCTAGCACTTCATCTTTCTTGCTTGCTTCCCCCAAGATCGATATTGTTCTCCTTAGCGTAAGCTTTAAGAGCCGGAAGCTTCATTTCTTCCAGAGATACGTCTGCCTCATCAAATTCCGGCACATCATCACGGCGGATTACACCGTCCTTAATAAGGCATCGATTTCAGTAGGTAAGATATGAATAGATTCTCCGGCTTTATAAAACCGTTTGTTGTACTTGGCCCCGGTAATCAATGGAACTTCAATACGTTCTCGGACGCATATCATCCTTTCAAAAAAAATAGGAGAGGCTAAGCCCTCCTTAAACAACCTTGGCAATAAAGATGTTGTCGATAGTCTCAAACGACGGCAACGTGATCGCTGAAACAATTGTTTCGACGTTCACAGGGTGCGGCTGTTTAATAGTAGTGATAGCAACGCCGGTGTTAACAATAGAAACTTCTGCGCTGGTTGCACCGCTCATCAGGTCGGCTTCTTCTGGAGTTGTACCAAACCATGTTTTTCCCAAAAATCCATCCGGAATTAACGTGAAGTAATCATCTGGGTAGAATAAGTGATTGCTGCCATCTTGCAGAGCATACTTCTTGTTATATACTGCGATGGTCACTCCCAGTTTAGTCTCCAAGTATTGCCGCATAAGCGCATCAGTCATAATGATGTTTTGTCCACCCAGCGGATTCATGTCCAAGCGGATTTTTTCATTTGCCAAGATGTTATTCCATGTT
Proteins encoded:
- a CDS encoding major tail protein, which codes for MAKILKGFKNLKLFPITKNDATGYTAGVAVPVSGAQTCSMEPDSSDWSINADDSVYEAGTDLNGFNFTLTLAELPLEIRAHFEGGTYDTTSKVYSFHADNVAPEIGISFQALTSDGNYRMFKVYALRCSAIADAVNTKGTGDSATAIEIKGKVTQVKKNNLVKDMKDTTTAADLTWLETLTPIPA
- a CDS encoding phage head-tail connector protein; the protein is MLRNLKLLLGLELDGATDQDYLLEYLLNSTVRKILNYCNLSELPPGLEDVAIEITLKRYRSQQMDTNTERTVKAITVGGVRTEFADNKSGGGIDQMIDAFRPQLNRYRRMRTL
- a CDS encoding major capsid protein, with translation MRLLESQNGAYVESLIKQIYDDRASLVSGAEVNAERMRMQLLSSGKIRITANRIDLDYDYKMKAGHKTTLTGTDKWDDPTANIVADIKEWQDTIEDEQGVRPTKAICTRKTWNNILANEKIRLDMNPLGGQNIIMTDALMRQYLETKLGVTIAVYNKKYALQDGSNHLFYPDDYFTLIPDGFLGKTWFGTTPEEADLMSGATSAEVSIVNTGVAITTIKQPHPVNVETIVSAITLPSFETIDNIFIAKVV
- a CDS encoding HK97-gp10 family putative phage morphogenesis protein, with product MEIEIDISDTLAKLLRAGKDVKLLSLKAMDKGGLIVERDAKRLAPVGDTGHLRARIGRKVIDRGNEIVCEVGTNVHYAPYVELGTGIHASNGQGRQTPWRFKLPNGKWVTTQGMKPQPFLLPALRRNEYNVKYAVAAELRRLLAK